The DNA region TGTTTTTCTATATTATTAAGGGCTTCCTGAACCATGCGGTACAGATGAAGCTGGTTTACCGCTTTTATCCCGCCAAGATCCAAACCTTCCTGAATATTGAGGACACATTCAATCCCGGTCTTTTTGCCGAATTTGGCCATAAGGCCGGAGAGGGAATCGATAAAGGAAAAGCGTTCAAAGTCGGGAGGCATAAGATCGGCGCAGATCTCCCTGATTTTATCGGCAGCAGGGCTAAAGCGGATTTCGGGAAGCACCGTGTCATGGAGTTCCCGGGATATGCGCTGCCGTTCCTGTTCCTGCCCCGCGATAATCAAATGGGAAAAAGCAAGGTTCTGCTCTTCCATCTGCTGCGCTTTTTTCATGGAAAAATAAAGATAGCAGAGAAGGAGTACGAGAACGGAGATAATACCCACAAAAAGCCAAAGCAGGCTGAAATAAGCAGTAAGTTCCGCGGATAAATCAGCCGCTTTCGCGGGGAACTGCGCAAGTGGTATGGACGGCGTACGTCCCGGCATCACGGTTCCTCCTGTCATCATAAGGTAGACGTGTTTCCTATTTTAAGGTTTTAATAGAAATATGAAAAGGGCTCAAAAAGAGGGTGTTCCCAATTCCCTTCCGCTTTGCTCCCGTGCACAGCAAGTCCCCGGGTTGATTTTTCTCTGTATCGCCGGGGCCCTGCTCAATAATTTTTTCTACTGGTTTTTTGTACTCAAGGCGGGGATTCCCCTGTATCTGGACACCGCTCTAACCATCGCCCTTACATTCTACGGCGGCGCCTTTTGGGGAGTTCTGACCGGAGTCTTTACCAATCTTATTCTCCACTCAGTCTGGTTTGAGGGCTGGGGCAATTATCTTTTTATCATCTGCAACGCGGCGGTGGCCATGATTACCGCCTTGTTCATCAGGCTTTTCCCCGTCGAATTAGGTTACCTCCCTGTCCACCGGGAAGCTCTGCCTGAGGGATTACCGCTCTTA from Treponema primitia ZAS-2 includes:
- a CDS encoding sensor histidine kinase, producing the protein MPGRTPSIPLAQFPAKAADLSAELTAYFSLLWLFVGIISVLVLLLCYLYFSMKKAQQMEEQNLAFSHLIIAGQEQERQRISRELHDTVLPEIRFSPAADKIREICADLMPPDFERFSFIDSLSGLMAKFGKKTGIECVLNIQEGLDLGGIKAVNQLHLYRMVQEALNNIEKHSGAQKAFLIARRQNRNILLCVSDDGAGLSPGIPQGGLGMRTMRQRAAIIGATFTVRSEKDNGFMVCIEVPEGDDQA